Genomic window (Tribolium castaneum strain GA2 chromosome 2, icTriCast1.1, whole genome shotgun sequence):
AGTTGCACTGCTTGACTGTGCTTCGGGACCCAACATCCTAGGTCTAGTCATAACAGAGAAACAAAGCTGATCCTCACACATAAACCGTCGTGAAGTGACTCGTTGCTTTaacaaaatccaaaaaacaCTGCTCTTGTTCAATACagttacttttacttttctaTCCATTTCTCAAAATAATCACGTTTTTCAAAGGTTTAGTGActtggtttaaatataaatcgtAAAAAACTGCGTGTTTACCAAAAATCCGTTTATGTACTTTCAAAAAGTTGCTAcacttattgattttttgtttaattttttgaaatcgaaacaaaaaaatgtcattgcGTTTTCGGCGTTTAAACGTGTTAAGACGTAAAAAACACTTCTAGTTCAAACACGTTTATAAGCGTGTGTACAATGCATAATATTATGAAAGTATAATTCCGTCAacttcatttaaaaacataattgtaCTTGCTGATTTAAGCAACATTGTCCTAATCTGTTAAACAATTTGTTCAACTGAATAAAAACCAACTGCGTTTACCGTttctccaaaaaatatttacgctTTTATTCTTTACTGCTACATttcgttatatttttaatcatttacaGAACAGTTCTTcagaaaatagataatttaatcaaaaaacacTTGGAtctattttatattatttttccaatgtAGTATACAGCGTGCTAGAAACTGAGGCACCAACTCAATgatgtgtggtagagaactggttacatataaaggtaaaaatagtaaaaaaattctttgtattaaagttattggtaaataattaattttaggtaaatgatatgtggcaacgttgtctaacagtcatgatcgcaatagaatttaatcaacaataaaaataaattatttttgaaacggtttcctaggaaataattcccagtgttgtcacatctacacattgtgatttttttgatgaattttaatttttgaaattaaagaaactgctaaagtctgatagaaaatttaaaaataattattcatcgttttgttaggaaACGATTACCTAGTGTGAAgcataaaatcaataaaaaataatgaaaactaaaaaagttaacacaataagtttgtaagtccatattttttaaaatatgactaggaattttttcaacagttttcccgtaatctgcacttgcttctcaaaaacgtaccactgagttggtgcgccagtttttgagcattcTGTATGTAATGTATGTACGGACTATTTATATAAGAGTGTAGGGTTTTAGATGGTTCtataatttgaatttgccgcatttaattattttatttgtaaaaaaattctaaaaagtaccaattttttatCTACTTAGGCAACTAGtaaatccaaattttttttatactaacattgttcgttttttgaaaacagcGGCAAACTTTAATTACCTACTACGATCCTACATTCAATTATAGACAGATTGTCGTATACGAGCAGGTGtcacataaaatattttttttactttaatcctcttaattattattaattttaggtcGTTTGTACCCTCACGGAACTACACAAACGAAtacattgtaatttttgcaaacaCTATAGTTTTCAAAACATTCGTTGAAAATTCCAACACATCAAATATCATATTTGTTCCTGAGGAcgattttgttcaaaatggtACCAATTCTGACATAATCAAaagattttacattttacaaaatcttTTTCCAGATCTACCCGAAAACAGCTACGTCATAAGCAGCAAATCCTTCAACACCGAACAAAATGTTTACACGCCCACACCTCAACTATTCGAAGTCGCAATCCCTCTTGTAAACTACGCTCAAAActtaaacaatgaaaactgcaATGAAACGAATTACAAACAGTGCCTCAAAACCAGTTGCACTGTCCCCCAAACATTACTAGACCCAACTGAAATCGCAAGACTGCTCAAAATTGAACCGTCcagtattaattatttcatctACAAGTCTGAGAACTTGACACTCAACAAACTATTCGCCTATAACATCTTTACGAACAACTTAACAATGCTAGAACCCATCGATTTGAACCAAACGATGTTAAGTTGCCTTGCGGTCAAAGACGGTTGTCGACAACAATGCAAAAACTTTCACAGCCAAATGAAACTAATTTCCTCGAACTGCGATATTCGGATACGAACCGAATCGTGGATTTTTGCCTTCTTGTCACTATCTCTACTGGGTGTTTTGTTTTGCAttgcaattttagtttttctcttAGTTTCAGTTTGTCGTAAAAATGTTCTTGAAGGCAATCCCGTCTTGACAATTCTACTGTTGTTCACTGTAATGGTCATGTTTTGCTCAATCGTTCCGTTGTCTTTAGAAGGCAATAAGTGGGCCAAACGTTCGATTTGTATGGCACGTGCTTTGTCCATAACGCTCAGTTTTGCAGCAGCATTTTCCCTAATGCTCAGTCGCAGCATTGTTTTAGCAACAGCTTCCAAAGAAATCGGGTTCATGTCACACGTTGCTGGTCCAGTTCAGagttttttgtgtctttttatttttggggtCCAAGCAGCTTTGAGTTTGCAAGTCTTTAATCACTGCGAGGATATTTTCCGAGGCCAGTCGTTCATTTACATTTTATCATACAATATAATTTTGCTTCTTTTCCTCTTGTGTTTCTGTCCcttgatttttaaatgtcaGAGGAACTATCGCGAGGGCAAATATTTCACGTTCGCCACAATTATCACCTCCCTTTTGTGGTGTTTCTGGGTCCCGGCTTATTTACTCCTCGGTGATTATTACAAAGATTCCGTTCTTTGCTTCGGTTTGGTGTCCACAGCCAGTGTTCTCCTGGCCACAATTTTCGTTCCACGTACTTATTTGATGACAATTGCCGCAGCTCGTGACAAGATCACAAGCACTTTACCGTCTCTTGCTTCAGCTACAAGTGCGATGGATATTTACAGGACCGGAGCGCAGGTAAAAGCTTGACTTTCTTATTAGAACTTGACACACTCTCCCACTAACTCTTGATTTTTTAGCCGGTTTATGACTGTGTCAATGTGGCCGCAATTAATGCGGTAAGAGTGGCAGCTATTCAGCATCCAGATCTCTATTCTTGTCCGAATTTGCCGGAAGATGAGTTTGATTTGAGGTGCGAAACGCCGGTTGCGGATGATAAAGTGACGAGGTTTTGAGGTCATGAATTGTTTGCACAATAATGGAAAAAGGACAGGATGTGTAATTTACATTACGAACTGTTTCCGTCAAAGGGATCagattaaaactttattttatcgTGGCATCAACTCACCCTGGAGAAAGTATACAGTGTTATTCACGTGAGACGTcgagcgttttaaaaattaaatcaatctaacctaatttttaataaatttatttttcgagcgttttatataaagttacgtAAAGAATGTATTTTGTTTGTATATTACCTACTTTTCTAAGGCTCGACATGTTACGCAAATAGCGGTGTAGATAATTGTCAAGGTCACAAATCCGGATTTTAGGTTGAGAAGAGTAAATTATTTAGGGTGtgtatattatttaaaacctttataaaataagtgtCAGTactaattgtaaaaataatacaaattttatgtgaaaagattacaaaaaaatctaaataagttataacaataaaaaatttctaaattacgTTGACATTCATTAGTTTATTACACATCTATACAGAGAGATTTCAGAGATTCCTTACTTttacaggctgattcttttagggcttacatcagcaaaattttaacttctaatgcagctagagctttaagattttgtatacaatctagatcgaccattttgagttcaactaaattattttccaaaatggGTGAATTTCCgaaactacgagaaattggtgccaactctaaaattttaaattgcatttttgaattcgcctCTTGAAACTGTGTAAAATGTACAGCAGGgtgatttgaaaatgtcatgccAATAAACCCCAGCTGAGGATTCGGTAGGTACTCAGACCGCAACCATCTGTGgcaataaatcattttgtCGTGAACTTCGaaacacgaaataattttacttttcaactGCTTAAAATATGATTTGACTTTATAATGATTTTAGTCACCAATACTTTTACTTCCAATTTCAATTGCcatttaattcgtttttgtgaaacaaaattaattttgaattttaaatttgattgcaTCTAAAGGCATATTTGAGAATAGTgcaaataaatgataaattaattaattacaatcaaaCATCGGATTAACTGATTACGTTATCAAATTGAAGCCATCTGATTCATTTTTTAGTCGCGAATTAActtaacaatgaattaaaatatttaattcaggATAAagctaattcgaattaagttgccattttttGTATTGACAAACGTCAAGTTAACCTCGAATTAAACCTGCCCATATCAGGTCTTTTAAACGTTcagtaaaccggcccttaaagTCCccactaattatttttgttccacTTAATAATTGTCATTTAATTTGCTTtgtgaaacaaaattaatctcgaatttaaatttgattgccACTAAAGGCATATCTAAAAATAGTGCACAAAAAAGGACTATTCCTTTTGACGTTTCATTCAatgaatattaataacaaaaattttatttggttctatcaaaaaaaaatttttttttattccagagctaaatttttatagaaaaaaatctaaacaaatcaagaataaatatttatttatacaaagttTAATATTTGGTATAATAGCCATTATTATCTATGCATTCTTGCATTCTTCTTCTCATACTGCCAACCAAGTACTGACAAATATCTGTTCTTCTCAATCGATTCCATACATTCAGAACGTTTTCCCTCAATAATTCCACTGTCCTTACGTGCGCTTCTTTCTGGGCAATCGTGTGCCATTCCCTCACCATGGCCCCCCATAAATTTTCAATCGGATTTAAATCCGGTGACCGTGCAGGCCAACGTAATAATTGGAAGAGTACTctagttgttggtacttatacctatattttttatataaatttttatttgcaggggttaatttaaaatattacagctcGTGAACCTTTcacaataagtgaataattcgtTATGCATTTGATAGCCAAAAGTTCAAAGGGTCTTCTCAAGTCTTCAgtattgtcaactgtcaaattgcaaggctactataattttttttttaaaatgatgattaaaaaattattataaaacactttttttcaaatggaatggctctgttttttattagcaaccaaaagaacatcaaattttatgcagacttttattaacactGTCTATttctacagtttttgaaataattgcaaaaaacagaattttacctcaatattttcatttttaatcaagtaaacttttgaaaagCACGATAAAAGAgtactattaattaaaaaaatgttctatttgttcaccattttcattcaagaagttcagAATTCAATAGCAAACAGAGTTACTTTACAAAATTCa
Coding sequences:
- the boss gene encoding protein bride of sevenless — translated: MSSSFFHFILVLLTNLCVTQSHVSVKEVFKKDGDVNVALILHNDCNSTTVLTQQEQSLVNSAIWTVHQLNYSEIITFGLSIYKACNEKEEYQTVFELFQKQDENFLLGLISTSLKPQIRKLCDALDLVIQATVKCPTPLVEASIELLKRLNWIENVTVIAPNEFILNEFAIISRKKWICVRDFVTYKSFVPSRNYTNEYIVIFANTIVFKTFVENSNTSNIIFVPEDDFVQNDLPENSYVISSKSFNTEQNVYTPTPQLFEVAIPLVNYAQNLNNENCNETNYKQCLKTSCTVPQTLLDPTEIARLLKIEPSSINYFIYKSENLTLNKLFAYNIFTNNLTMLEPIDLNQTMLSCLAVKDGCRQQCKNFHSQMKLISSNCDIRIRTESWIFAFLSLSLLGVLFCIAILVFLLVSVCRKNVLEGNPVLTILLLFTVMVMFCSIVPLSLEGNKWAKRSICMARALSITLSFAAAFSLMLSRSIVLATASKEIGFMSHVAGPVQSFLCLFIFGVQAALSLQVFNHCEDIFRGQSFIYILSYNIILLLFLLCFCPLIFKCQRNYREGKYFTFATIITSLLWCFWVPAYLLLGDYYKDSVLCFGLVSTASVLLATIFVPRTYLMTIAAARDKITSTLPSLASATSAMDIYRTGAQPVYDCVNVAAINAVRVAAIQHPDLYSCPNLPEDEFDLRCETPVADDKVTRF